A single window of Periophthalmus magnuspinnatus isolate fPerMag1 chromosome 9, fPerMag1.2.pri, whole genome shotgun sequence DNA harbors:
- the LOC117376685 gene encoding major histocompatibility complex class I-related gene protein-like isoform X2, with the protein MKTFVALILLGILIKDSTSIIHTLRIFETSSSQVPNFPEYVVVGVLNDLEILRCDGETRRNKPKQEWMNRVTEDDPLFWIWTTQLCVNYLQRSKGNIENIKQLLNQTEGAHIWQWMFGCDWDDETDDITGYVQCAFDGEDFISLDPSTESWVAAKSEAVFTKMRWERSGQIQRYKHYIHKVCNVGLKNFVRYGEKTLRRTELPLVSLLQKSSSSPVTCHATGFYPDRARLFWTKDEDELLEDVDPGEILPNEDGTFQTSVSLDLSSVPPEDWDRYHCVFQVSGDKNKYVTRLDRSKIRTNAKNPPTSIIAAVVVVGVVIVAAAVALFVIRRKRARNNCRQDAQVKQNLNPVTQATNFCLFSAGETSDPETQTLRPGAPEAESTE; encoded by the exons TTGGGAATCCTAATAAAAGACAGCACATCGA TTATCCACACTCTGAGAATATTTGAAACATCTTCGTCTCAAGTCCCAAACTTCCCAGAGTATGTTGTAGTCGGTGTGTTGAATGATCTGGAGATATTGCGCTGTGACGGTGAGACCAGGAGAAACAAGCCCAAACAAGAGTGGATGAACAGAGTGACAGAGGACGACCCATTGTTCTGGATCTGGACCACACAGCTCTGTGTGAATTATCTGCAGAGGAGCAAAGGCAACATAGAGAATATAAAACAACTCCTCAACCAGACTGAAG GTGCTCACATTTGGCAGTGGATGTTTGGTTGTGACTGGGACGATGAGACTGATGACATCACTGGGTACGTTCAGTGCGCCTTTGATGGAGAGGACTTTATTTCCCTGGACCCCAGCACAGAGTCCTGGGTCGCTGCTAAATCTGAGGCGGTTTTTACTAAAATGAGATGGGAGAGAAGTGGACAAATTCAACGTTACAAACACTACATCCACAAAGTCTGCAATGTCGGGCTGAAGAACTTTGTGCGCTATGGAGAGAAAACTCTgaggaggacag AGCTCCCCCTGGTGTCCCTGCTGCAGAAGTCCTCCTCTTCCCCGGTCACGTGTCACGCCACAGGTTTCTACCCCGACAGAGCCAGGCTGTTCTGGACCAAAGATGAAGACGAGCTGCTAGAGGACGTGGACCCTGGAGAGATCCTGCCCAACGAAGACGGGACCTTCCAGACCAGTGTGTCCCTggacctgtcctctgtcccccctGAGGACTGGGACAGGTACCACTGTGTGTTCCAAGTGTCCGGGGACAAAAATAAGTATGTGACCAGACTGGACCGGAGCAAGATCAGGACCAACG ccAAAAATCCCCCGACCTCCATCATCGCTGCTGTGGTCGTTGTGGGAGTCGTCATCGTCGCTGCTGCTGTGgctctgtttgtgatcagaCGAAAGAGAG CCAGAAACAACTGTCGACAAGATGCTCAGGTGAAACAAAATCTAAATCCTGTTACCCAGGCAACAAATT tttgtttgttttcagctgGGGAAACATCAG atccagagacacagacactgaggccTGGAGCTCCTGAGGCTGAGTCCACTGAGTAA
- the LOC117376685 gene encoding major histocompatibility complex class I-related gene protein-like isoform X3 — protein sequence MKTFVALILLGILIKDSTSIIHTLRIFETSSSQVPNFPEYVVVGVLNDLEILRCDGETRRNKPKQEWMNRVTEDDPLFWIWTTQLCVNYLQRSKGNIENIKQLLNQTEGAHIWQWMFGCDWDDETDDITGYVQCAFDGEDFISLDPSTESWVAAKSEAVFTKMRWERSGQIQRYKHYIHKVCNVGLKNFVRYGEKTLRRTELPLVSLLQKSSSSPVTCHATGFYPDRARLFWTKDEDELLEDVDPGEILPNEDGTFQTSVSLDLSSVPPEDWDRYHCVFQVSGDKNKYVTRLDRSKIRTNAKNPPTSIIAAVVVVGVVIVAAAVALFVIRRKRARNNCRQDAQVKQNLNPVTQATNSGETSDPETQTLRPGAPEAESTE from the exons ATGAAGACTTTTGTGGCACTAATTCTGTTGGGAATCCTAATAAAAGACAGCACATCGA TTATCCACACTCTGAGAATATTTGAAACATCTTCGTCTCAAGTCCCAAACTTCCCAGAGTATGTTGTAGTCGGTGTGTTGAATGATCTGGAGATATTGCGCTGTGACGGTGAGACCAGGAGAAACAAGCCCAAACAAGAGTGGATGAACAGAGTGACAGAGGACGACCCATTGTTCTGGATCTGGACCACACAGCTCTGTGTGAATTATCTGCAGAGGAGCAAAGGCAACATAGAGAATATAAAACAACTCCTCAACCAGACTGAAG GTGCTCACATTTGGCAGTGGATGTTTGGTTGTGACTGGGACGATGAGACTGATGACATCACTGGGTACGTTCAGTGCGCCTTTGATGGAGAGGACTTTATTTCCCTGGACCCCAGCACAGAGTCCTGGGTCGCTGCTAAATCTGAGGCGGTTTTTACTAAAATGAGATGGGAGAGAAGTGGACAAATTCAACGTTACAAACACTACATCCACAAAGTCTGCAATGTCGGGCTGAAGAACTTTGTGCGCTATGGAGAGAAAACTCTgaggaggacag AGCTCCCCCTGGTGTCCCTGCTGCAGAAGTCCTCCTCTTCCCCGGTCACGTGTCACGCCACAGGTTTCTACCCCGACAGAGCCAGGCTGTTCTGGACCAAAGATGAAGACGAGCTGCTAGAGGACGTGGACCCTGGAGAGATCCTGCCCAACGAAGACGGGACCTTCCAGACCAGTGTGTCCCTggacctgtcctctgtcccccctGAGGACTGGGACAGGTACCACTGTGTGTTCCAAGTGTCCGGGGACAAAAATAAGTATGTGACCAGACTGGACCGGAGCAAGATCAGGACCAACG ccAAAAATCCCCCGACCTCCATCATCGCTGCTGTGGTCGTTGTGGGAGTCGTCATCGTCGCTGCTGCTGTGgctctgtttgtgatcagaCGAAAGAGAG CCAGAAACAACTGTCGACAAGATGCTCAGGTGAAACAAAATCTAAATCCTGTTACCCAGGCAACAAATT ctgGGGAAACATCAG atccagagacacagacactgaggccTGGAGCTCCTGAGGCTGAGTCCACTGAGTAA
- the LOC117376685 gene encoding major histocompatibility complex class I-related gene protein-like isoform X1 codes for MKTFVALILLGILIKDSTSIIHTLRIFETSSSQVPNFPEYVVVGVLNDLEILRCDGETRRNKPKQEWMNRVTEDDPLFWIWTTQLCVNYLQRSKGNIENIKQLLNQTEGAHIWQWMFGCDWDDETDDITGYVQCAFDGEDFISLDPSTESWVAAKSEAVFTKMRWERSGQIQRYKHYIHKVCNVGLKNFVRYGEKTLRRTELPLVSLLQKSSSSPVTCHATGFYPDRARLFWTKDEDELLEDVDPGEILPNEDGTFQTSVSLDLSSVPPEDWDRYHCVFQVSGDKNKYVTRLDRSKIRTNAKNPPTSIIAAVVVVGVVIVAAAVALFVIRRKRARNNCRQDAQVKQNLNPVTQATNFCLFSAGETSDPETQTLRPGAPEAESTE; via the exons ATGAAGACTTTTGTGGCACTAATTCTGTTGGGAATCCTAATAAAAGACAGCACATCGA TTATCCACACTCTGAGAATATTTGAAACATCTTCGTCTCAAGTCCCAAACTTCCCAGAGTATGTTGTAGTCGGTGTGTTGAATGATCTGGAGATATTGCGCTGTGACGGTGAGACCAGGAGAAACAAGCCCAAACAAGAGTGGATGAACAGAGTGACAGAGGACGACCCATTGTTCTGGATCTGGACCACACAGCTCTGTGTGAATTATCTGCAGAGGAGCAAAGGCAACATAGAGAATATAAAACAACTCCTCAACCAGACTGAAG GTGCTCACATTTGGCAGTGGATGTTTGGTTGTGACTGGGACGATGAGACTGATGACATCACTGGGTACGTTCAGTGCGCCTTTGATGGAGAGGACTTTATTTCCCTGGACCCCAGCACAGAGTCCTGGGTCGCTGCTAAATCTGAGGCGGTTTTTACTAAAATGAGATGGGAGAGAAGTGGACAAATTCAACGTTACAAACACTACATCCACAAAGTCTGCAATGTCGGGCTGAAGAACTTTGTGCGCTATGGAGAGAAAACTCTgaggaggacag AGCTCCCCCTGGTGTCCCTGCTGCAGAAGTCCTCCTCTTCCCCGGTCACGTGTCACGCCACAGGTTTCTACCCCGACAGAGCCAGGCTGTTCTGGACCAAAGATGAAGACGAGCTGCTAGAGGACGTGGACCCTGGAGAGATCCTGCCCAACGAAGACGGGACCTTCCAGACCAGTGTGTCCCTggacctgtcctctgtcccccctGAGGACTGGGACAGGTACCACTGTGTGTTCCAAGTGTCCGGGGACAAAAATAAGTATGTGACCAGACTGGACCGGAGCAAGATCAGGACCAACG ccAAAAATCCCCCGACCTCCATCATCGCTGCTGTGGTCGTTGTGGGAGTCGTCATCGTCGCTGCTGCTGTGgctctgtttgtgatcagaCGAAAGAGAG CCAGAAACAACTGTCGACAAGATGCTCAGGTGAAACAAAATCTAAATCCTGTTACCCAGGCAACAAATT tttgtttgttttcagctgGGGAAACATCAG atccagagacacagacactgaggccTGGAGCTCCTGAGGCTGAGTCCACTGAGTAA
- the LOC117376685 gene encoding H-2 class I histocompatibility antigen, Q9 alpha chain-like isoform X4 yields MKTFVALILLGILIKDSTSIIHTLRIFETSSSQVPNFPEYVVVGVLNDLEILRCDGETRRNKPKQEWMNRVTEDDPLFWIWTTQLCVNYLQRSKGNIENIKQLLNQTEGAHIWQWMFGCDWDDETDDITGYVQCAFDGEDFISLDPSTESWVAAKSEAVFTKMRWERSGQIQRYKHYIHKVCNVGLKNFVRYGEKTLRRTELPLVSLLQKSSSSPVTCHATGFYPDRARLFWTKDEDELLEDVDPGEILPNEDGTFQTSVSLDLSSVPPEDWDRYHCVFQVSGDKNKYVTRLDRSKIRTNAKNPPTSIIAAVVVVGVVIVAAAVALFVIRRKRARNNCRQDAQVKQNLNPVTQATNYPETQTLRPGAPEAESTE; encoded by the exons ATGAAGACTTTTGTGGCACTAATTCTGTTGGGAATCCTAATAAAAGACAGCACATCGA TTATCCACACTCTGAGAATATTTGAAACATCTTCGTCTCAAGTCCCAAACTTCCCAGAGTATGTTGTAGTCGGTGTGTTGAATGATCTGGAGATATTGCGCTGTGACGGTGAGACCAGGAGAAACAAGCCCAAACAAGAGTGGATGAACAGAGTGACAGAGGACGACCCATTGTTCTGGATCTGGACCACACAGCTCTGTGTGAATTATCTGCAGAGGAGCAAAGGCAACATAGAGAATATAAAACAACTCCTCAACCAGACTGAAG GTGCTCACATTTGGCAGTGGATGTTTGGTTGTGACTGGGACGATGAGACTGATGACATCACTGGGTACGTTCAGTGCGCCTTTGATGGAGAGGACTTTATTTCCCTGGACCCCAGCACAGAGTCCTGGGTCGCTGCTAAATCTGAGGCGGTTTTTACTAAAATGAGATGGGAGAGAAGTGGACAAATTCAACGTTACAAACACTACATCCACAAAGTCTGCAATGTCGGGCTGAAGAACTTTGTGCGCTATGGAGAGAAAACTCTgaggaggacag AGCTCCCCCTGGTGTCCCTGCTGCAGAAGTCCTCCTCTTCCCCGGTCACGTGTCACGCCACAGGTTTCTACCCCGACAGAGCCAGGCTGTTCTGGACCAAAGATGAAGACGAGCTGCTAGAGGACGTGGACCCTGGAGAGATCCTGCCCAACGAAGACGGGACCTTCCAGACCAGTGTGTCCCTggacctgtcctctgtcccccctGAGGACTGGGACAGGTACCACTGTGTGTTCCAAGTGTCCGGGGACAAAAATAAGTATGTGACCAGACTGGACCGGAGCAAGATCAGGACCAACG ccAAAAATCCCCCGACCTCCATCATCGCTGCTGTGGTCGTTGTGGGAGTCGTCATCGTCGCTGCTGCTGTGgctctgtttgtgatcagaCGAAAGAGAG CCAGAAACAACTGTCGACAAGATGCTCAGGTGAAACAAAATCTAAATCCTGTTACCCAGGCAACAAATT atccagagacacagacactgaggccTGGAGCTCCTGAGGCTGAGTCCACTGAGTAA